A window from uncultured Desulfobacter sp. encodes these proteins:
- a CDS encoding ISNCY family transposase, producing the protein MTFGQTPIDQIKIDMRARDEIPKLLLGLQHIYCVKELRLKVFDILETMIPDNVNSKNGRPGMELWKILVMGTIRLNCNWDYDKLQDIVNNHNTIRQMLGHGLMDKTKAYPLQTLKDNIKLLTPEILDKINTIVVKSGHKLLVKEKDQALAGRCDSFVLETDVHYPTDINLLFDAVRKMIQLVAVICKGLRMTTWRQSDYNIRCFKKLYRKAQQLKHSTSKDENKKAQRDDLIISAHRIYIESAEQFIQKTLWTLEIIESCDPKILAQLERLKYYINRATRQINLIRRRVIQGEKITHDDKVFSIFEPHTEWISKGKAGVPQELGLRVCILEDQYGLILHHHVMEKQTDDKVAVSMVNAAQSKFANLKGCSFDKGFYSPYNKVELRKKLDSLVLPKKGKRNKIEHEEETSKIFVQTKRKHSAVESAINALENHGLDRCPDHGILGFKRYVSLSVLARNLQIIGHHIQQKERLPI; encoded by the coding sequence ATGACATTTGGACAAACACCAATTGACCAAATTAAAATTGATATGAGAGCCAGGGATGAAATTCCAAAACTTCTTTTAGGCCTGCAACACATTTATTGCGTGAAAGAGCTGCGCCTAAAAGTTTTCGATATTCTTGAAACGATGATTCCGGACAATGTTAATTCAAAAAACGGCCGCCCGGGAATGGAGTTATGGAAAATTCTTGTGATGGGCACCATTCGCCTCAATTGTAACTGGGATTATGATAAACTCCAGGATATCGTAAACAATCACAATACCATACGGCAGATGCTCGGTCATGGCTTGATGGACAAAACCAAAGCATACCCACTCCAAACATTGAAGGACAATATTAAACTCTTAACGCCTGAAATTTTAGATAAAATCAACACCATCGTTGTAAAATCCGGCCATAAGCTTCTGGTTAAAGAAAAAGACCAGGCGTTGGCGGGACGGTGTGATTCATTCGTTCTCGAAACGGATGTCCATTACCCCACAGATATTAACCTGCTTTTTGATGCCGTTCGTAAGATGATTCAACTTGTTGCAGTTATCTGTAAAGGCCTAAGAATGACCACATGGCGGCAATCCGATTATAATATCAGATGTTTCAAGAAGCTTTATCGCAAGGCTCAGCAATTAAAACATTCCACCTCAAAGGATGAAAACAAAAAGGCCCAAAGGGATGACTTGATTATCAGTGCTCATCGAATTTACATTGAATCGGCTGAGCAATTTATACAAAAGACTCTCTGGACCCTTGAAATCATTGAATCATGTGATCCTAAAATTTTGGCGCAACTCGAAAGGCTAAAATACTATATTAACCGTGCCACCAGGCAAATTAATCTGATCAGGCGACGTGTTATTCAAGGAGAAAAAATTACGCATGACGATAAGGTCTTTTCTATTTTTGAGCCGCACACGGAATGGATTTCAAAAGGAAAGGCCGGTGTCCCCCAAGAACTGGGGCTGCGTGTTTGTATCCTGGAGGATCAGTATGGCCTTATTTTACATCATCATGTAATGGAGAAACAAACTGATGACAAGGTAGCGGTCTCTATGGTCAATGCGGCCCAATCAAAATTTGCCAACCTTAAAGGCTGCAGTTTTGATAAGGGCTTTTACAGTCCATATAATAAGGTGGAATTAAGGAAAAAGCTGGATTCCCTGGTGCTTCCCAAAAAAGGAAAACGTAACAAAATTGAGCATGAAGAAGAGACTTCCAAAATTTTTGTTCAGACAAAACGAAAGCATTCAGCGGTAGAATCGGCTATTAATGCGTTGGAAAATCATGGGTTAGATCGATGTCCTGATCATGGTATTCTTGGCTTTAAGAGATATGTCAGTCTATCTGTTTTAGCCCGGAACCTCCAAATCATTGGGCATCATATACAACAAAAAGAACGGCTACCGATTTAA
- the smpB gene encoding SsrA-binding protein SmpB → MNEQYTKVIATNKKARHNYHIDDEYEAGIVLSGTEVKAIRAGRVSFKDSYADIKRGEVFLRQLHISPYEFAYNANHEAMRTRKLLLHSYEIRKLVGKIKEQGYTLVPLKIYFKNDKIKVLIGLGKGKKLYDKRESIKERDVKRDMDRERKKYA, encoded by the coding sequence ATGAACGAACAATACACAAAGGTAATTGCCACCAATAAGAAAGCCCGGCATAATTACCACATTGATGATGAATATGAAGCCGGTATTGTGCTTTCTGGCACGGAAGTTAAAGCCATCAGGGCAGGCCGGGTCAGTTTCAAAGATTCTTACGCAGATATTAAGCGCGGAGAGGTTTTTTTGCGCCAGCTTCATATTTCTCCCTATGAGTTCGCATATAATGCCAACCATGAAGCCATGCGTACCCGCAAACTTTTGCTGCACAGCTATGAAATTAGAAAACTTGTCGGCAAAATAAAAGAACAGGGATATACCCTGGTGCCCTTAAAAATTTATTTTAAAAATGACAAAATAAAGGTTCTCATAGGTCTTGGTAAAGGTAAAAAACTTTATGACAAGAGAGAATCCATTAAGGAACGGGATGTCAAACGGGATATGGATCGTGAAAGGAAAAAATATGCCTGA
- the recC gene encoding exodeoxyribonuclease V subunit gamma, which translates to MKVQHQNFRQALSPGLSIIHSNHLEDLRQVAVNWIKGHPLGVLETEQFIVQSNGMAQWLKLALAADDGCGISAGIEMKLPGRYVWTAYRAVLGSEIIPEESAYDKDRLIWRIFRLLPLLAGESIFEPLNRFLEHDEDLRKRSQLAGHLADLYDQYQVYRADWLEDWSQGVDRLARIGGQPFPLGENQKWQAELWRRIKADVPDEYRNLGRADLHNRFLEKAGTLNGQRPKELPPRVIVFGISSLPRQVLETLYAVSSMSQVLLFVHNPCRHFWADIVEDRELLRIENARHMVKSGMPSAPAPEMLHQHANPLLAAWGKQGRDYIGLLYGYDEPENYETNFAQIDIFEDFLIPGSDNGLLQQVQQAILDLEPLPGDEGEKSVVESEDESICFQVAHSRQREVEILQDQLLHCFETLAELNPRDIIVMTPDIDSYAPHIEAVFGNLALTDPRFIPFTIADKPNRESVPLIRALETLLHLPDSRMGVSDVMDLFEVGAFRRRFNIGEDELPKLRQWIEGAGIAWGLNDEQRTLFKLPDGLAQNTWAFGLDRMLLGYAVGSGGSWNGIEPYEEVGGLEAALVGPLFDAIGELQRLWRSLNQDATPAVWSEKIRNLTQDCFTVRESQDQLTISRLNDILDQWLDACDQAMLDEKLPLAVVRDFLLARMNESSTSQRFLAGMVNFGTLMPMRAIPFKVVYLLGMNDGAFPRSHPPLDFDLMSGKGLYRPGDRSRREDDRYLFLESLLSARKRLYISYVGRDDRDNSERMPSVLVGQLRDYLSAGWCLDKSADGTEKADLLGAITHLHPLQPFGRDYFRGDGRGLFTYAHEWRTSLDSGTVERRDALNQALPVPDFEGRLNLASLIRFFKKPVQYFFNQRLSIRFDEPSITDRDQEPFALDFLAPFGLGTQLLEAGLHANSFDAASAVTTEALRLTRTGALPMAGFGHLAAEELSKPVIDMLVGHQNLLGKWPCPCDPMEISLNIDADETPAVFLDDWLDKVHEVNDSENMGDSGVLTRFARWEFYPKSIMGSNGKVSRIHSLSGLWVKHVAGCAQGIDLASHLVAPDGMVCFSPIEKSLAQKILNSMVSCLFQGLRQPLPVTAKTGLAYAHALGAKDEEKAKADAAKAYEGGDFGSSGELSYDAYLRRAYPTFEDLWQAHDNFFVSLSQTLYAPLISALEKEV; encoded by the coding sequence ATGAAAGTTCAACATCAAAATTTCCGGCAAGCGCTTTCTCCCGGCCTTTCAATTATACATTCCAATCATCTGGAAGATTTAAGGCAGGTGGCCGTAAACTGGATTAAGGGGCATCCCTTAGGGGTTCTGGAGACCGAGCAGTTTATTGTTCAAAGCAATGGTATGGCCCAATGGCTGAAGCTGGCGCTGGCTGCGGATGACGGATGCGGCATCAGTGCCGGAATTGAGATGAAACTGCCGGGGCGATACGTCTGGACCGCATACCGGGCGGTTCTGGGCAGTGAGATCATTCCCGAAGAATCCGCCTATGACAAAGATCGATTGATCTGGCGGATTTTCAGGCTCTTGCCATTGTTGGCAGGGGAATCCATTTTTGAGCCCTTGAACCGGTTCCTTGAACATGATGAAGACCTGCGTAAACGCAGCCAGCTGGCCGGTCATCTGGCCGATCTTTATGATCAGTATCAGGTGTACCGGGCGGATTGGCTTGAAGACTGGTCCCAGGGCGTTGACCGGCTCGCCAGAATAGGGGGGCAGCCGTTTCCTCTGGGTGAAAATCAGAAGTGGCAGGCTGAACTGTGGCGCAGGATCAAGGCCGATGTCCCGGACGAATATAGGAACCTAGGCCGGGCTGACCTTCATAACAGATTTTTGGAAAAAGCCGGAACCTTGAACGGGCAGCGGCCAAAGGAATTGCCTCCCCGGGTGATTGTGTTCGGGATTTCGTCTTTGCCCCGCCAGGTGCTGGAAACCTTGTATGCCGTATCTTCCATGTCCCAGGTTTTACTTTTTGTCCACAACCCCTGCCGTCATTTCTGGGCGGACATTGTTGAAGACCGGGAACTTTTGCGCATTGAAAACGCCCGTCACATGGTGAAGTCCGGCATGCCCAGTGCTCCTGCCCCCGAGATGCTTCATCAGCATGCCAATCCATTACTTGCGGCGTGGGGAAAACAGGGGCGGGATTACATTGGCCTGCTTTACGGGTATGACGAACCGGAAAATTATGAAACTAATTTTGCCCAAATCGATATATTTGAGGATTTTCTAATACCCGGCAGCGACAATGGCCTTTTGCAGCAGGTACAACAGGCGATTTTGGATCTTGAGCCGCTCCCCGGGGATGAGGGTGAGAAATCAGTGGTTGAGTCCGAAGATGAATCGATCTGTTTTCAGGTGGCCCACAGCCGCCAGCGTGAAGTGGAGATCCTTCAGGATCAGCTTCTCCATTGTTTTGAAACCCTGGCGGAGTTAAATCCCCGGGACATTATTGTGATGACACCCGACATTGATTCCTACGCCCCCCACATTGAAGCGGTTTTCGGAAATCTGGCGTTAACGGATCCCCGGTTTATACCCTTTACAATTGCGGATAAACCCAACAGGGAAAGTGTGCCCCTGATCAGGGCGCTGGAAACCCTGTTGCATTTGCCCGATTCCCGAATGGGCGTCAGTGACGTCATGGATCTTTTTGAGGTTGGGGCATTCAGACGGCGCTTTAACATTGGAGAGGATGAGTTGCCCAAGCTGAGACAATGGATTGAAGGGGCCGGGATCGCCTGGGGATTGAACGACGAACAGCGCACGTTGTTCAAACTGCCCGATGGACTGGCACAGAACACCTGGGCCTTTGGTCTGGACCGTATGCTGTTAGGGTATGCGGTTGGATCGGGCGGGAGTTGGAACGGCATTGAGCCCTATGAAGAGGTTGGCGGCCTTGAGGCGGCTCTGGTGGGGCCTTTATTTGATGCCATTGGAGAACTGCAACGTTTATGGCGCAGTTTGAACCAGGATGCAACGCCGGCGGTTTGGTCTGAAAAAATCCGAAATCTCACCCAGGATTGTTTTACGGTCCGGGAAAGCCAGGACCAGTTGACGATCAGCCGACTGAACGACATTCTCGATCAATGGCTTGATGCTTGCGACCAGGCAATGCTGGATGAAAAATTACCCCTGGCCGTTGTCCGGGATTTCTTATTGGCCCGGATGAATGAATCCAGCACATCCCAGCGGTTTCTGGCAGGCATGGTGAATTTCGGCACACTGATGCCCATGCGGGCCATCCCCTTCAAAGTGGTCTACCTTTTGGGCATGAACGACGGGGCGTTTCCCCGAAGTCACCCGCCCCTTGATTTTGATTTGATGTCAGGAAAGGGGCTTTATCGGCCCGGGGACCGATCCCGGCGGGAGGATGACCGGTATCTTTTCCTTGAATCCCTGCTGTCAGCCCGGAAACGGCTGTATATTTCCTATGTGGGCAGGGATGACCGGGATAACAGTGAGCGTATGCCATCGGTGCTGGTGGGTCAGCTCCGGGATTATCTTAGTGCCGGGTGGTGTCTGGATAAAAGCGCAGATGGAACCGAAAAAGCCGATTTGCTGGGGGCGATCACCCATCTCCATCCTTTGCAGCCTTTTGGCCGGGATTATTTTCGTGGAGATGGTCGTGGTCTGTTTACCTATGCCCATGAATGGCGGACTTCCCTTGATTCCGGAACAGTGGAGAGGCGGGATGCCTTAAATCAAGCCTTGCCTGTGCCTGATTTTGAAGGCCGCCTGAATTTGGCGTCCCTGATTCGTTTTTTTAAAAAACCGGTTCAATATTTCTTCAACCAGCGCCTGTCCATCAGGTTTGATGAACCGTCTATAACCGATCGGGATCAGGAGCCCTTTGCCTTGGATTTCCTGGCGCCTTTTGGATTAGGGACACAATTGCTGGAGGCAGGGCTCCATGCCAACTCCTTTGACGCAGCTTCCGCCGTTACAACAGAGGCCCTGCGCCTGACCCGAACAGGGGCTTTGCCCATGGCGGGGTTCGGCCATTTGGCAGCCGAAGAACTTTCAAAACCGGTCATAGATATGTTGGTCGGACATCAGAATCTATTGGGAAAATGGCCATGCCCCTGCGACCCCATGGAAATTTCCCTGAACATTGACGCGGATGAGACACCGGCCGTTTTTTTAGACGACTGGCTGGATAAGGTCCATGAAGTCAATGATTCCGAAAATATGGGAGACTCCGGTGTTTTAACTCGGTTCGCCCGCTGGGAGTTTTATCCAAAGTCGATTATGGGGAGTAACGGCAAGGTGAGTCGAATCCATAGCCTGTCCGGACTCTGGGTGAAACATGTCGCCGGTTGCGCCCAGGGAATTGACCTCGCCAGTCATCTTGTGGCCCCGGACGGCATGGTCTGTTTTTCTCCCATTGAAAAATCCCTGGCCCAAAAAATTCTTAATAGCATGGTCTCCTGTTTGTTCCAGGGACTGAGGCAGCCGTTGCCTGTTACGGCCAAAACCGGTCTGGCTTACGCCCATGCCTTGGGGGCTAAAGATGAGGAAAAGGCCAAGGCCGATGCTGCAAAGGCATATGAAGGGGGCGATTTTGGGTCAAGCGGAGAGTTGTCGTATGATGCGTACCTCAGGCGGGCGTATCCCACATTTGAAGATTTATGGCAGGCCCATGACAATTTTTTTGTTTCCCTGAGTCAAACCTTGTATGCCCCTCTGATCTCAGCCCTGGAAAAGGAGGTGTAA
- a CDS encoding DUF6399 domain-containing protein, whose amino-acid sequence MKTNSVKNSADLKEKLSENLVKLSLLRATYCINDKNDRLGEFGRQIEDIAWLINYWWLLADESLAQYEIDEKCKTWLLEIFLPYVYWKKQTSKTKNPELKKEYASALSLARRQLEMDSSTPIQIGNKTWQSWADWMVSNFQRTSSAVEGRNGYLSQRHHSGRGILPERLKALTIIHNFTLKRFDGTTAANRLFGKEFPDLFEWVVHKMDDLPLPRQYKNTASNNYLKLKTVPA is encoded by the coding sequence TTGAAAACAAATAGTGTAAAAAATTCAGCGGATTTAAAAGAGAAGCTGTCAGAAAACTTGGTAAAACTATCTCTGTTGCGCGCAACATACTGTATCAATGACAAAAATGATCGTTTGGGGGAATTTGGTCGACAGATTGAAGATATTGCTTGGCTAATTAATTACTGGTGGTTGCTGGCAGATGAAAGCCTTGCCCAATATGAGATAGATGAAAAATGCAAGACATGGCTTCTTGAAATTTTTTTACCCTATGTTTACTGGAAAAAGCAAACATCGAAAACGAAAAATCCAGAATTGAAAAAAGAGTATGCATCTGCTTTGAGTCTTGCTCGCAGACAACTGGAAATGGATTCATCGACACCGATCCAAATCGGAAATAAAACCTGGCAGTCATGGGCAGATTGGATGGTTTCAAATTTTCAAAGAACTTCTTCGGCTGTCGAAGGGCGAAACGGCTACCTCTCTCAACGCCATCATAGCGGAAGAGGAATTTTGCCAGAACGTCTAAAAGCATTAACCATTATTCACAATTTTACATTGAAACGATTTGACGGTACCACTGCGGCGAATCGATTATTTGGTAAAGAGTTTCCAGACCTTTTTGAATGGGTTGTTCATAAAATGGATGATTTACCTTTGCCACGTCAGTATAAAAATACTGCCTCAAATAACTATTTGAAATTAAAAACTGTCCCGGCTTAA
- a CDS encoding IS1380 family transposase translates to MNKNISKKLAKRKKKISKKLNKRNWTEQPTPMLKASNIQYEIDGRLQGVAHGGIGLIHMLAKRTGLLKEIDKELELLKRHLPYHESDHIANMAYNILAGGTCLQDIELLRNNEAWLNALDAKLIPDPTTAGDFLRRFSPEDIVTLMDIKNTIRKKIWEKQPQNFKKAAIINIDGTISGTTGECKQGMDISYKGTWGYAPLVVSLEKTREPLYIINRSGNAPSHLGSAQWVDKALDLLEGTFKKLYVRGDTDFSLTTNFDKWDQRCSFIFGMDARSNLVKQANNLSESDWIVFEKPPRSIKTVPRQRPENVKREVVKKRKFKRLETACEHIAEFKYKPGKCRKPYRMIVLRKTINEYKGERLLFDDVRYFFYITNDWKKSAEQLVDFYRKRADHENDIDQLKHGVRAMENPSDSLNANWAYMVIASLAWDLKAWYGLLMPYRALGLSIIRMEFKRFIQTFINIPCLILRSGRAIKYRIIGYNDRLTSMFKYFDFMKTVRVT, encoded by the coding sequence GTGAATAAGAATATCAGCAAAAAATTGGCAAAACGCAAGAAAAAAATCAGCAAAAAACTTAACAAAAGAAATTGGACGGAACAGCCGACTCCTATGTTAAAGGCGTCCAACATTCAATACGAGATTGACGGTCGTCTCCAAGGGGTTGCTCACGGCGGCATAGGCCTGATTCATATGCTTGCAAAAAGGACTGGCCTCCTGAAAGAGATAGATAAAGAGCTCGAGTTGCTAAAACGCCATCTGCCATATCACGAATCAGATCATATCGCCAATATGGCATATAATATTCTTGCCGGCGGTACTTGCCTCCAGGATATTGAACTACTCAGAAATAATGAAGCCTGGCTTAATGCGCTGGATGCAAAACTTATCCCTGATCCCACTACGGCAGGAGATTTTTTACGCCGGTTTTCCCCGGAAGATATTGTGACTCTGATGGATATAAAAAATACCATCCGAAAAAAGATATGGGAAAAGCAGCCACAAAATTTCAAGAAAGCAGCCATTATTAATATCGACGGTACTATCAGTGGGACAACCGGCGAGTGCAAACAGGGCATGGATATCTCTTACAAAGGGACGTGGGGATATGCTCCATTGGTCGTCTCTTTGGAAAAAACAAGGGAGCCTCTATACATTATCAACCGGTCAGGTAATGCTCCGTCCCACCTTGGTTCTGCGCAGTGGGTGGATAAGGCACTTGATTTGCTGGAAGGTACTTTCAAAAAATTATACGTTCGGGGTGATACTGATTTTAGTCTTACCACTAACTTTGATAAATGGGATCAGCGCTGTTCCTTTATATTTGGCATGGATGCCAGATCAAATTTGGTCAAACAGGCCAATAATCTCTCGGAGTCTGACTGGATTGTATTTGAAAAACCGCCTCGGTCGATTAAAACAGTTCCCAGACAACGCCCGGAAAATGTTAAACGTGAAGTGGTTAAAAAACGCAAATTTAAACGCTTGGAGACCGCATGTGAACATATAGCCGAATTTAAATATAAGCCGGGTAAATGTCGGAAGCCCTACCGGATGATCGTTCTGCGCAAAACGATCAACGAGTATAAAGGTGAACGTCTGCTGTTTGATGATGTTCGTTACTTTTTTTATATCACCAACGATTGGAAAAAATCGGCCGAGCAGTTGGTGGATTTTTACCGAAAACGGGCTGATCACGAGAATGATATTGACCAGTTGAAACATGGTGTACGTGCTATGGAGAACCCGTCGGATTCTCTAAATGCCAACTGGGCCTATATGGTTATCGCCTCTTTGGCATGGGATCTGAAAGCCTGGTATGGGCTGCTGATGCCATATCGGGCATTAGGTCTTTCAATAATCCGCATGGAATTCAAGCGGTTCATCCAGACATTTATAAACATCCCCTGTTTAATCTTGCGATCCGGCAGGGCCATAAAATATCGAATCATTGGTTATAATGATCGTCTTACAAGCATGTTCAAGTACTTTGACTTCATGAAGACCGTCCGGGTTACGTGA